A segment of the Arachis hypogaea cultivar Tifrunner chromosome 5, arahy.Tifrunner.gnm2.J5K5, whole genome shotgun sequence genome:
GCTAAGTTTGATTTGAAAAGGAGGCGgcgttgttgttgttggtttgtAGAAGAAGCAAACGAAGCGCTCTTCCTTCCGCAGCTCATTTCCCATTGCAGACCACAGTGAATATGGACTCGCGTCTCTCCAATTCCTCTTCTTCCACTCATCACTCTAATtctaagaaaaggaagaagaatgccACCGCCAACAACGCCAACCAGAAAACCCTAGGCGTCGCTTGGAGCTCAAAGTCCCTCTCTGCCTCCTCCTGCTCCTCTCGAAAATCCCCGTTCTCTGATTTCAGCAGGTATTTCCGGACTCATTCATTTATCATTCCCAACATCCTTCCATGCTCTTCGGCCTTTTGCTATCTcccgctatatatatatatatatgcagttACATGGCACACAAGAGTTGCAAACTTCAGAACCAGTTCGACTCCGAAGCTTCCGCATCTGCTGCTCGGAATACAATTTTCAGTGGAGTTTCTATATTTGTTGATGGTTTCACGGTCCCTTCCAGCCAGGTTAgtgccttttttttttccttttgtgttttttattctgtttatcCATGTACCTGATTCTTGAAATTTCAATTTTGGGGGTGGGGGTCTCTgttaaatttaaatatcaaataaCAATATGGTTGAGATTAGCTTTCCTTCTTTTGGGCTTAGTGCAGAatgaaattctaagtttggttcaGTTATAGTTTGTTTTGGTTCGGTAAAACAAAGGGATGACTTGACGTTAATAACCAACATGTTATAGGAGCTGCGGGGCTACATGTTAAAGTATGGTGGAAGGTTCGAGAATTATTTCTCAAGACATTGTGTCACACATATCATCTGCAGCAATCTTCCTGACAGTAAAGTTAAGAACATCAGGTTTGATCAAGTCATTTCAATTTTGAGGTTTAATCCTGCTCTTTCTTATAAAAAGGGCAACCCGGTGCACAAGCGTCCCGCGTTTAACGCAGGGTCCGGGAAAGGGCCGCAACCAAGGTTGTAATGTACGCAGCCTAACCTGATAATTATTGGCTGGTCCAATGCAGAGCCTTCAGTGCAGGACTGCCAGTAGTAAAACCCACTTGGATTTTAGATTCAATTGCTGCTAACAGACTCTTAAGCTGtatgttcttgcatttttcatgcacCTATATTGATTTCATCTTCATCAGCAAATAAATTCTGCCATATATTTTTACGGGAGCGAAAATGGACTGAGAGTGACTAAACCTTCATTTTGCTTTTCCAGGGGTGCCTTATCAACTTGAGCAGGTTGCTAGTAACCAACCAAAACTGTCAGCATTCTTCACATTGAAAAGTAGCAAGATGTCAGAGGACACTTCTACAAATGCCCTTTGTCAAGTGGAACCAGACGTTGAAGATTCATTCCCAAGGGTTGGCCAACTGAAGGAGAGACACCCATCTGAAGCTGGGGAGATGGTTGAAGTTTGCAGGCAAATCAGTAATGAATCAAATGATATTTCCTCCAAGAAAACTGATGTATTTATGATGGAAGAGCCTATCAGTGAAAGAGTTATATGTGATGAAGAAAAGCTTGCAGAAGCAAACAGTTCAGAAACTAATAATGAAAGAAACACTGAAGGGGAGCTTGATCCTACTTATCAAGAACCTTCTACATCAGTTAGTATTCCCTGCTCAGATAACCAGAATGTACATCAATTTCCAAGTTCTGAAGCCACTGGATCCTCTAAACAATGTCATTCAACTCTTACAGACCCTAATTTTGTAGAAAATTATTTCAAGGTATTGATTTTGGAAGAAGTTTGGATCTTTGTATATTGCTTGGAAAAATGATGACTTTGTTGGCAAATTTCCGGGCCCATTCATTTGTTATCTTATATGCTCGATATACCATATGTTAACCATTTGGATATATaatattatgcaaaatttatcagGAAACTCGAACATAAGCTCCAATGATAAAGTTGTTTATTACATCAAAATATAATGTCTTCAATTTCAATAGATAAGGTGAATGAAAAGCTGATGTTTGTTTTTCGGTTTGGGTTGAGGGTGGACAATGAATCAATGGCCCCTTTCTCTCATATATAAGGAAGGATGCACATGTGATGTACTGATATGATATTGACTTGCTTCTCACTTTATTTCCTTGATTTTCTTGTCTTACATCGTCATAATCTTTCCGttgccattattattattattattattattattattattggtgatTTTATGTTGTAACATCCTGATTGAAGTTTGGTATATGTAGAATTCACGACTTCACTTTATAGGAACCTGGAGACAACGCTATCGAAAACGGTTCCCAACGTTGTCTACTGGTCTGAATAATGGAATTTCTAACAGTAATAAATCCGATATTAATTCGGTTATTCTTCATGTTGACATGGTAAGCTTTACATTTGAGGTTGTTGAATATAAATTATTGTTGTCattttacttttgatttggatttTGAATAAATATGTCAACTGTATCATACGAAGATATGTAAGTTTGACTTTTAAAAATTAGCACTCCCATCCCAGTTttatttttttgccttttttttttaccaatacCTGCATTATGGGCTTAAACTTTAATAATGTTGTGTTTGAATACTGTGTGTGCTGGCCCAGGACTGCTTTTTCGTTTCTGTGGTTATCAGAGACAAACCTGCGTTGTTGGACAAGCCTGTAGCTGTATGTCACTCAAATAATTCGAAGGGAACATCTGAGATTTCCTCTGCAAATTACCCAGCTCGTAGTTATGGTTGGATATATACCAATTTATATATAACTCAATCAGCCATATTGTTTGCTCAGTTTTTTGGTATCAAACTATGCTCTATGTTGCTGCTAGGTATCAGAGCTGGTATGTTTGTTCGAGATGCCAAGGCTCTTTGTCCCCATCTTGTTACCTTTCCATACAACTTTGAAGCTTATGAGGAAGTAAGCAGTTACAGGTTGCATAGTTGAATAACTCACAGAGCAGAATATTATGCTTTATGGCGTATCATTCTGTGCTCCCTTTCCCCCTTTACAGTTGATTTTTACCACCATCTCTCTTATTTGGATAACTTGCAGGTAGCTGATCAATTTTATAGTATATTGCATCGGCATTGCAACAAAGTGCAGGTCTTGTTGGGTGTTCTCAAAGTGCATAGCATAAAGTAGTTTGTTGATATCTCTTTAGTCCTTTAACTGCTACTTGATGTAGGCTGTAAGCTGTGATGAAGCATTTTTGGACTTCACAGATGCTATGGTTGAAGATCCTGAACTTTTGGCTTCATCAATTAGAAAAGAGATCTATGAAACCACTAGGTGTACAGCAAGTGCTGGTATAGGGGGGAATATGCTTATGGCTCGTATTGCTACTAGGACTGCAAAACCAAATGGTCAATGTTACATAACTCCAGAGAGAGTATGTTTTGGAGTATTATGTGATTCACAACCTTATATCTTTCTTTCTTGTTCGTAAGCAAATTTTACTTATCTCATTTAGCGATAATAGTGTTTGTGCCATGAATTTTATGCTGAATCTCGTATCCTTGTATATTTACAGATCATAGTATCGATGTACTTGGTGCTCttgttattctctttttttattgttgtctATTATTCTTTATTTATAACATTTAAATGACAAATAGCTCTCTTGAtggcaattggtagttgtagagATTATCTTCCTATTAAGTTCCATTACGTATTTAGATTTTGCTCAAAAGTGATAATTCTAAGTTTCActtatattgtgtattattggaAGTGACTCTTTATGGTTCACTAGGAAGAGCTTATGATAGTTTATGTTCAATGTTTTCAATATATCTTATCTGGCTTTCagaaaattttaaagatcaactTATTCCCTTGTTTCTCTATATACTGCTGATGTTGTGCATTTTTTAAAGGGAGGAGAGAATCTGGAGAATTAGAGAATATGTGTTAATCTGTGATATTATCATTCTGTGTGAGAATCATTGATACAACAGAATATATAGTGGGTTGCATAGGGGTAGATTAGTCCTATCGATCACTAAAGCAGTTATAGTTGTCACTAACAAGTAACATTTCAACTAGGCAGTTATCATCTCCTATAACAGAATATAACAGGCTACATCCCTTCTATACTCTTTATTTGTGACATTAACTAACATCATATTATCATTTGTGATTTCTAGCTGTTGTAGTTCACTTTGAACAAGAGAATCTACTTCTTACATTCAGCTTAAGTATTTTGATATTATAGTTGAGGTGTGgtatatatcaaattatcaatATTACCTTATCTCTTATTTAGTTTTACATTTTCAGGTTGATGATCATTTAAATCAACTTCCAGTTGATGCTCTTCCTGGTATAGGGTATGTTttacaagagaaattaaagaagcagTGTGTTCATACTTGTGGACAGTTGCGAATGATTTCCAAGGTTCTACAGATTTCTGTTGATTCTTCCCTAATAACGTCAATTTGTACTGCTTTCTGTCTGTCATCAATCAATTCCCCGTGGTCTTAGCTATTTTTCTCATTCCTCGAGTTTAGGAAGGCACATGAATTTATAAGGCTTATCATAAGTGAATATATATGCTCTGTTGAAATAACTAATTTCGTCAGAAACTTTGGAAATTATAttgaagataataataatatgatgcgATAAGTTCTTTcgagcaaagaaaataaaaaaaagaagttgCAGCCCTTCTTTATTCAAGAATATAGTCATTGCACAAACTTGTGTATTCTTGCAGCTTAGTTCATGTACCTCTATACTCCATAGCTatgttcaacattccttttggtttatataatttaaaggcATCGACATCTGTAAATTCAAGATTGTATCCCTGCTTTCTTTTTTTTACAGAACTCACTGCAGAAGGAATATGGAATGAAAACAGGGGAAATGCTGTGGAAATATAGCAGAGGAATTGATTATCGATCAGTAGGGATCATTCAGGTATTTTTCCTTAATACTTTGCTTTAAAATCCAAACTTGATTTGTCATCAGATTTGAAGTAGGTTAGATCTCCTTAACTTCTTATTAGACATAAAACCATTTGTGCCTCAACATAAAAGCTTAAGCTTTTGGGGTAGATGGTAAACATGGTTTCAGAGCCTTAGAATCGATCCTTGTTTGCCTCTCTCttctaaataaaaattgaattttagtaCAAGGATGATAAGCATGTGCCTTGTTCATACTTCAAGCCCAAAAGAGGCTTGACGTATTGGATATAAAATCATTCCTATGCTTTAGCTAAAAGTTTAAGTTTCTGGGATAGATGGTTCACGAGTTATGATCAAAGTGTTATAAGTCataaaacttttattttctttcattttaggaCCTACTGTGCAAACTTTTCTTTAATGGTAGTCTAGGTTTGATTAACAACTGTAAGAATGGTCTTGGACTATGACTAAAAGGATATAACTGTCTAGTTAACAAGATGTGATATGCACATATGGCGTGAAATCAcggttctattattattattatttgtttttttttttttgggggggggggggggtagaAGAGGAAGCGGGGAGAGCTAAGTTGAGTTTGCCCAAATTTAAGCTCGACTCACGAAAATTGAGCTTGATTAATTGACAATCGAACCTAATTTTAAACTTGAAGCTGCTCGCCAAAGACTAACAAGCTAGTTGAAGCTGTAGGTTGAGTTTCTTTTATATAAGAATACAATTTATTTGAAGTATAGTTTATATAATAACATCACATACCAGGTAgcatgaatattatatatactaG
Coding sequences within it:
- the LOC112801189 gene encoding DNA repair protein REV1 isoform X6, which codes for MDSRLSNSSSSTHHSNSKKRKKNATANNANQKTLGVAWSSKSLSASSCSSRKSPFSDFSSYMAHKSCKLQNQFDSEASASAARNTIFSGVSIFVDGFTVPSSQELRGYMLKYGGRFENYFSRHCVTHIICSNLPDSKVKNIRAFSAGLPVVKPTWILDSIAANRLLSWVPYQLEQVASNQPKLSAFFTLKSSKMSEDTSTNALCQVEPDVEDSFPRVGQLKERHPSEAGEMVEVCRQISNESNDISSKKTDVFMMEEPISERVICDEEKLAEANSSETNNERNTEGELDPTYQEPSTSVSIPCSDNQNVHQFPSSEATGSSKQCHSTLTDPNFVENYFKNSRLHFIGTWRQRYRKRFPTLSTGLNNGISNSNKSDINSVILHVDMDCFFVSVVIRDKPALLDKPVAVCHSNNSKGTSEISSANYPARSYGIRAGMFVRDAKALCPHLVTFPYNFEAYEEAVSCDEAFLDFTDAMVEDPELLASSIRKEIYETTRCTASAGIGGNMLMARIATRTAKPNGQCYITPERVDDHLNQLPVDALPGIGYVLQEKLKKQCVHTCGQLRMISKNSLQKEYGMKTGEMLWKYSRGIDYRSVGIIQECKSIGADVNWGVRFRDMKDCEHFLINLCKEVSLRLQCCGVQGRTFTLKIKKRRKDADEPAKFMGCGDCENLSHSVTIPLATENVEILQRIVKQLLGCFYIDVKEIRGIGLHVSRLENADTSKQGTEKYTLKSWLTSGSASVKKQKYHMGHNKHNSDCANCASSHGCIHSQGSSFQIDNKILNIHVSGDPISTPPPLCQLDVEVIRNLPSEVFSELNEIYGGKLIDFIAKGKGKCESSSSLGNSLEDDAICKEEDLPYSDPIPLNQIFSENKAMQHERVLGSGHGSCSQVTHNSNIERDDLLPSSLSQIDASVLQQIPEDLKAVILEHLPAHRAQAFCSTPAICPGRINQDSVGVDTSKNCPGTVNHALNDSLRAGNLPSWMDKFKDSSCLRKLREIYHRSGFNSQLSSVLPQFLSEFHHLDLTQEIYDETVNIMCELLKQYVKVKIERDIEEIYICFRLLKRFAVKSQFFSRVYNDIFPFLQAAVDDNYGGSLFMP
- the LOC112801189 gene encoding DNA repair protein REV1 isoform X10, giving the protein MVEGSRIISQDIVSHISSAAIFLTVKAFSAGLPVVKPTWILDSIAANRLLSWVPYQLEQVASNQPKLSAFFTLKSSKMSEDTSTNALCQVEPDVEDSFPRVGQLKERHPSEAGEMVEVCRQISNESNDISSKKTDVFMMEEPISERVICDEEKLAEANSSETNNERNTEGELDPTYQEPSTSVSIPCSDNQNVHQFPSSEATGSSKQCHSTLTDPNFVENYFKNSRLHFIGTWRQRYRKRFPTLSTGLNNGISNSNKSDINSVILHVDMDCFFVSVVIRDKPALLDKPVAVCHSNNSKGTSEISSANYPARSYGIRAGMFVRDAKALCPHLVTFPYNFEAYEEVADQFYSILHRHCNKVQAVSCDEAFLDFTDAMVEDPELLASSIRKEIYETTRCTASAGIGGNMLMARIATRTAKPNGQCYITPERVDDHLNQLPVDALPGIGYVLQEKLKKQCVHTCGQLRMISKNSLQKEYGMKTGEMLWKYSRGIDYRSVGIIQECKSIGADVNWGVRFRDMKDCEHFLINLCKEVSLRLQCCGVQGRTFTLKIKKRRKDADEPAKFMGCGDCENLSHSVTIPLATENVEILQRIVKQLLGCFYIDVKEIRGIGLHVSRLENADTSKQGTEKYTLKSWLTSGSASVKKQKYHMGHNKHNSDCANCASSHGCIHSQGSSFQIDNKILNIHVSGDPISTPPPLCQLDVEVIRNLPSEVFSELNEIYGGKLIDFIAKGKGKCESSSSLGNSLEDDAAICKEEDLPYSDPIPLNQIFSENKAMQHERVLGSGHGSCSQVTHNSNIERDDLLPSSLSQIDASVLQQIPEDLKAVILEHLPAHRAQAFCSTPAICPGRINQDSVGVDTSKNCPGTVNHALNDSLRAGNLPSWMDKFKDSSCLRKLREIYHRSGFNSQLSSVLPQFLSEFHHLDLTQEIYDETVNIMCELLKQYVKVKIERDIEEIYICFRLLKRFAVKSQFFSRVYNDIFPFLQAAVDDNYGGSLFMP